In Geopsychrobacter electrodiphilus DSM 16401, a single window of DNA contains:
- a CDS encoding UvrD-helicase domain-containing protein encodes MSLTIADQAQRQAAIDPARSYIVQAPAGSGKTELLIQRFLALLGRVEKPQQILAITFTRKAATEMRNRLLEALTAAHQACPAEEHKAQTWHLARQALQRDQDKAWNILQNPALLAIQTIDSFNSSLVRKMPWLSRFGGLPELADDPEQLYLKATERLLQRLGTDQPGSASIKRLLAHLDNNMARLQQMLVAMLQKRDQWLRHLYGIRDADPCDLLEDSLAQVVALDLAGLAAATPQGLCTEILACGRTAAANLAQGKERPLLYLTDLEWMPRAESAHLPLWQGLADLLLAGVGTLRKPGGINAGIGFPASDNEPRARMQQLVEQLAAFPLFIEKLDTCRNLPDAKYPPEQRLILACLIELLPLLVGELWLVFRGEGQADYAEIALMAMAALGSADDPSDLLLKLDSRLEHILVDEFQDTSWMQYGLLEMLTAGWQAGDGRSLFLVGDPMQSIYRFREAEVGLFLKSFEGQLGAQGPTLEPLHLCCNFRSQAGLVDWVNLTFAEIFPAQVDAATGSVPLAAATAVHATLTPPAVTLAAFNGRDDKSEGTLVAGLVKRIQQASPEHSIAILVRGRSHLTVILHQLREQGLRYQAKEIEYLGTQPVALDLLALVRALVHRADRLAWLTVLRAPWCGLMLSDLHTLIEEARGEPLPAVLQNPKRLLALSVDGQARLARIWPVLEQGVNRRGRFNLRQLLESCWLSLGGPACYNQEGIEDAALVFDLVEHLQKGGEMPTHASLEQGLAKLFAVPDTEADGRLQVMTIHKSKGLEFDHVILPGLGRMPAGNDNPLLRWLEHPQVGLLLAPIAAKNGGEQDPIYQFIGRLERQKQDFEASRLLYVAATRARQHLHLFAHAKENSKGELKPANGSLLAKLWPVIEAEFCRQSHAAVAEERESFALNLRRLSLDWSLPQAEAAPIPEISQANKASAPAEEETLFFSGWEQQSLRHVGTLVHTILEQIGRQGCDFWVAGEVAQQDQRLKRQLASLGVPAHDQGGALTRIREAVNRTLSSQQGQWILHAHREGACELELSGQIAGQAIHAVIDRTFIDENGTRWVIDYKTSSPKVAEKVESFIQRETDHYRTQLSGYLRLMAAMEPQREIRAALYFPMIDHFVELDDGSR; translated from the coding sequence ATGAGTCTGACGATTGCCGATCAAGCTCAGCGTCAAGCCGCCATCGACCCAGCTCGCTCCTATATCGTTCAGGCCCCGGCTGGATCAGGCAAGACCGAACTGCTGATTCAGCGCTTTCTCGCTCTGTTGGGCCGGGTCGAAAAGCCGCAACAGATTCTGGCGATCACCTTCACGCGTAAGGCGGCGACCGAAATGCGTAATCGGCTGCTTGAGGCGTTGACAGCTGCCCACCAGGCCTGCCCTGCTGAAGAGCACAAGGCACAGACCTGGCACCTGGCCCGTCAGGCGTTGCAGCGAGATCAGGATAAGGCCTGGAATATTTTACAGAACCCGGCCTTGCTGGCGATCCAGACCATCGACAGTTTTAACAGCTCGCTGGTGCGCAAGATGCCATGGCTCTCCCGGTTTGGCGGTCTGCCGGAATTGGCTGATGATCCTGAGCAGCTCTATTTGAAGGCGACTGAACGTCTGTTGCAACGTCTGGGGACCGATCAGCCCGGGAGCGCATCAATAAAACGCCTGCTCGCCCATTTAGACAACAACATGGCGCGTCTTCAGCAAATGCTGGTGGCGATGCTGCAAAAACGCGATCAATGGCTGCGACACCTCTATGGTATCCGCGATGCCGACCCCTGTGATCTGCTTGAGGATTCACTCGCACAGGTCGTTGCGTTGGATCTGGCTGGACTTGCCGCGGCTACTCCTCAGGGGTTGTGCACAGAAATTCTGGCCTGTGGGCGGACCGCTGCCGCGAATCTGGCTCAGGGGAAAGAGCGACCGCTGCTCTATCTGACCGATCTCGAGTGGATGCCGCGCGCCGAGAGTGCGCATCTGCCCCTATGGCAAGGGTTGGCCGACCTGCTGTTGGCCGGCGTCGGGACGCTGCGCAAACCTGGCGGGATCAATGCCGGGATCGGCTTCCCGGCTTCAGACAACGAACCGCGAGCACGGATGCAGCAACTGGTCGAACAGCTTGCGGCTTTCCCCCTCTTTATCGAAAAGCTGGACACCTGTCGTAACCTGCCCGATGCTAAATATCCGCCAGAGCAGCGCCTGATTCTGGCCTGTCTGATTGAGCTGTTGCCGCTTCTGGTCGGAGAACTCTGGTTGGTTTTCCGTGGTGAGGGGCAGGCCGATTACGCCGAGATTGCGCTGATGGCTATGGCGGCGCTGGGTTCAGCAGATGACCCGAGTGACCTGCTGCTCAAACTCGACAGCCGTCTTGAACATATTCTGGTCGATGAATTCCAGGATACCTCCTGGATGCAGTATGGCTTGCTCGAGATGCTTACGGCAGGTTGGCAGGCGGGTGACGGTCGCAGCCTCTTTTTGGTCGGTGACCCGATGCAGTCGATCTATCGGTTTCGTGAGGCCGAGGTCGGACTCTTTCTCAAGTCGTTTGAGGGGCAGCTTGGGGCGCAGGGGCCGACACTCGAACCCCTGCACCTGTGTTGTAACTTTCGTTCGCAAGCGGGGCTTGTCGATTGGGTCAATCTGACCTTTGCCGAGATATTCCCCGCTCAGGTCGATGCGGCGACTGGGTCCGTGCCATTGGCGGCAGCCACAGCGGTTCATGCAACGCTCACCCCCCCAGCAGTCACTTTGGCCGCTTTCAATGGTCGAGACGACAAGAGCGAGGGAACGTTGGTCGCGGGATTGGTTAAGCGTATCCAGCAGGCAAGCCCGGAGCACTCCATCGCCATTCTGGTGCGTGGGCGCAGTCACCTGACCGTGATTTTGCACCAGTTGCGTGAACAGGGGCTGCGGTATCAGGCGAAGGAGATCGAATATCTCGGTACCCAGCCGGTTGCCCTCGATCTGCTCGCATTGGTGCGCGCTTTGGTCCATCGTGCCGACCGTCTAGCTTGGTTGACGGTGCTGCGGGCTCCCTGGTGTGGGCTGATGCTTTCTGATCTGCATACTTTGATCGAAGAGGCGCGAGGCGAGCCTTTGCCTGCAGTGTTGCAGAACCCGAAACGGTTACTTGCCCTTTCGGTCGACGGGCAAGCGCGGCTTGCCCGGATCTGGCCGGTGCTGGAGCAGGGGGTGAATCGGCGCGGGCGGTTTAATCTGCGCCAGTTGCTGGAATCTTGCTGGCTCTCCCTCGGCGGTCCGGCCTGTTACAATCAGGAGGGCATCGAAGATGCTGCATTGGTCTTTGATTTGGTCGAACATCTGCAAAAAGGTGGAGAGATGCCGACTCATGCCAGTCTCGAGCAGGGCTTAGCCAAACTGTTCGCCGTGCCCGATACCGAGGCCGATGGGCGCCTGCAGGTGATGACGATTCATAAGTCAAAGGGACTCGAGTTTGATCATGTTATCCTCCCCGGGCTTGGGAGGATGCCGGCCGGGAATGACAACCCCCTGCTGCGTTGGCTGGAGCATCCTCAGGTCGGATTGCTATTGGCGCCGATCGCAGCTAAAAATGGTGGAGAGCAGGATCCGATCTACCAATTTATCGGTCGACTTGAACGGCAAAAGCAGGATTTTGAGGCTTCGCGACTGCTCTATGTTGCCGCGACTCGGGCCAGACAACATCTGCATCTGTTTGCCCATGCCAAAGAGAACAGTAAAGGTGAACTTAAGCCTGCGAACGGCTCGCTGCTGGCAAAACTCTGGCCGGTGATCGAAGCCGAGTTCTGTCGGCAATCGCATGCGGCGGTTGCGGAAGAGCGGGAGAGTTTTGCCCTGAATTTGCGCCGACTTTCCCTCGACTGGTCGCTGCCCCAGGCGGAAGCTGCACCGATCCCGGAGATTTCGCAGGCGAATAAGGCCTCTGCACCGGCTGAAGAGGAGACGCTCTTTTTTTCAGGCTGGGAGCAGCAGTCCCTGCGTCATGTCGGGACTCTGGTGCATACGATTCTCGAACAGATTGGTCGGCAGGGATGCGACTTCTGGGTGGCTGGTGAGGTGGCGCAACAGGATCAGAGACTTAAGCGTCAGCTGGCAAGTCTGGGTGTGCCAGCCCATGACCAGGGTGGTGCTTTGACCCGGATTCGTGAAGCGGTCAACCGGACGCTCAGCAGTCAGCAAGGACAATGGATTCTGCATGCGCATCGGGAGGGGGCCTGTGAGCTGGAACTTTCTGGACAGATTGCCGGGCAGGCCATTCATGCCGTGATTGATCGCACCTTTATCGATGAAAACGGCACCCGCTGGGTGATCGACTACAAGACCAGTTCCCCAAAGGTGGCGGAGAAAGTGGAGTCTTTTATTCAGCGTGAGACAGACCACTATCGAACGCAGCTTTCGGGTTATTTGCGGTTAATGGCGGCAATGGAACCGCAGCGTGAGATTCGCGCGGCGCTCTATTTTCCGATGATTGATCATTTTGTGGAGCTGGATGATGGGTCGAGATAG
- a CDS encoding DUF2059 domain-containing protein, producing the protein MKKLVMFALIVLISLPVVARAGDTERRQLAEQFLTLNKVKEQVDMMYGKVEGIIVSQIEAIDIPENREKNLLEMQKIARNLLFKGLSWDSLKEEYTKLYTDTFTEKELQGLIEFSKSPLGQKMAEKSPILMQKSMEIGRQHAQQVMPKVQQAIQDYMKENVKTVKTPSETSEKKPAAGKTAD; encoded by the coding sequence ATGAAAAAGTTGGTAATGTTTGCTTTGATCGTCCTGATCTCTCTCCCTGTTGTCGCTCGGGCGGGCGATACTGAACGTCGTCAGTTGGCCGAACAGTTTCTTACTCTCAATAAGGTTAAGGAACAGGTTGATATGATGTACGGAAAAGTAGAAGGTATTATCGTGTCCCAGATAGAAGCGATAGATATCCCCGAGAATCGAGAAAAAAATCTGCTTGAGATGCAGAAGATTGCGCGTAATCTGCTTTTTAAAGGACTCAGCTGGGACAGCCTGAAAGAAGAATATACCAAGCTGTATACCGACACTTTTACGGAAAAAGAGCTCCAGGGTCTTATTGAATTCAGCAAAAGTCCTCTCGGGCAGAAGATGGCAGAGAAGAGTCCGATTTTGATGCAGAAATCGATGGAGATCGGTCGTCAGCATGCCCAGCAGGTGATGCCGAAGGTACAACAGGCAATTCAGGACTATATGAAAGAGAATGTCAAGACGGTCAAGACGCCGTCAGAAACATCTGAAAAAAAACCTGCCGCAGGGAAAACCGCCGACTGA
- a CDS encoding rhodanese-like domain-containing protein, protein MELSTGFRQLVAEAESRVKRVQVTDLLEDAQRQNYMLVDLRDIRELWREGTIPGSIHVPRGMLEFWVDPESPYFHKAFIDPKPLILFCNKGWRSALAADVCQRMGITRVAHIEGGYEAWVAAGGAVEPKEKR, encoded by the coding sequence ATGGAATTATCCACAGGATTTCGCCAACTGGTAGCTGAAGCTGAATCCCGCGTCAAGAGGGTTCAGGTCACGGATCTGCTCGAAGATGCCCAGCGTCAGAACTACATGTTGGTTGATCTGCGTGACATTCGCGAACTCTGGCGCGAGGGGACGATCCCCGGCAGCATCCACGTACCACGTGGTATGCTTGAATTTTGGGTTGATCCCGAAAGCCCATATTTTCACAAGGCGTTCATTGACCCGAAACCGCTGATTCTCTTCTGTAACAAAGGGTGGCGTTCGGCGCTGGCGGCTGATGTCTGTCAACGGATGGGGATCACCAGAGTTGCCCATATCGAAGGTGGCTATGAAGCCTGGGTTGCTGCTGGTGGCGCTGTCGAGCCAAAAGAAAAGCGTTGA
- a CDS encoding class I SAM-dependent methyltransferase → MNLYRSLVARFYDYAMRKVEHLCLEGWRTELLSEVDGDVLEIGAGTGVNLEYYSSGVKHLVLCEPDAAMRQRLERRLQDNPRASVLISPCAAERLDVADASIDNLVSTLVFCSVTNPQLAMLEAFRVLKSGGRLVLMEHVAANPDSGLFFWQRFWQPLWKGFACNCHLTRETAQLLEEIGFKLALRPETMRGAPAIAAPMIVGYAIRP, encoded by the coding sequence ATGAATCTCTATCGAAGCCTGGTGGCCAGATTTTACGATTACGCAATGCGCAAGGTTGAGCATCTCTGTCTCGAGGGGTGGAGAACTGAACTCCTGTCTGAAGTGGATGGGGATGTGCTGGAGATTGGTGCGGGCACTGGAGTGAATCTTGAATATTATTCTTCCGGGGTCAAACATTTAGTGCTATGCGAGCCGGATGCCGCGATGCGTCAGCGCCTTGAACGGAGACTGCAGGACAATCCACGAGCATCCGTGCTGATTTCTCCCTGTGCTGCAGAACGCCTGGACGTTGCTGATGCCAGCATCGACAATCTGGTTTCGACTCTGGTGTTCTGCTCGGTGACCAACCCTCAACTGGCGATGCTTGAGGCCTTTCGTGTGCTTAAGTCGGGAGGCCGCCTAGTCTTGATGGAGCATGTCGCTGCGAATCCTGACTCTGGTTTATTCTTCTGGCAACGCTTCTGGCAGCCTCTTTGGAAGGGCTTTGCCTGCAACTGTCATCTGACCCGTGAGACAGCCCAACTGCTTGAGGAGATTGGCTTTAAACTGGCATTGCGTCCGGAGACCATGCGCGGAGCGCCGGCGATCGCGGCACCCATGATTGTCGGTTATGCGATCCGCCCCTGA
- a CDS encoding DUF924 family protein, which yields MKKRLQEVHSFWFGQSEDDLEVIRQKGKLWFAKDEQVDQFIRETFSDLMQLASREQISLKPLSPSLQLAVILLLDQFSRNVYRNDPRSFVSDPVARKLVQQLMPLAEALRPVEKVFLYLPLEHSENLDDQRKSVALFLQLSESVDDRLKDAFVGFFDYAVRHHDIIVRFGRFPHRNKVLGRTSSAEELRFLLQPGSSF from the coding sequence ATGAAGAAACGTTTGCAAGAAGTTCATTCCTTCTGGTTTGGTCAATCGGAAGACGATCTGGAGGTTATCCGGCAGAAAGGAAAGCTCTGGTTTGCAAAGGATGAACAGGTTGATCAGTTTATCCGTGAAACATTCTCGGATCTCATGCAACTTGCTTCCAGGGAGCAAATCTCTCTGAAACCTTTGTCCCCCTCGCTGCAGCTGGCGGTGATCCTGCTTCTTGATCAATTTTCTCGCAATGTTTACAGAAATGACCCGCGTAGTTTTGTTTCTGACCCTGTCGCACGTAAGCTGGTGCAGCAGCTCATGCCGCTGGCAGAGGCGCTGCGCCCTGTCGAAAAGGTTTTTCTTTACCTCCCACTTGAGCATTCAGAAAACCTCGATGATCAGAGGAAATCTGTGGCGCTGTTTCTGCAGCTATCAGAATCCGTCGATGATCGGCTGAAAGATGCCTTTGTCGGCTTTTTCGATTATGCCGTTCGTCACCACGACATCATTGTCAGATTCGGGCGATTTCCACATCGCAATAAGGTGTTAGGGCGTACTTCATCAGCTGAAGAGCTAAGGTTTTTACTTCAACCCGGCTCTTCTTTTTAG